The Kluyveromyces lactis strain NRRL Y-1140 chromosome D complete sequence genome has a window encoding:
- the NOP6 gene encoding Nop6p (some similarities with uniprot|Q07623 Saccharomyces cerevisiae YDL213C) — MSEEQKLTKKQLKAQQFKKSKDERETDKEDKKRKREEEEKQKLEQDQTSKKKRKTRRGKGGKGTKKGNRFIVFVGNIGRETTASQLQAHFKASSPDHIRMRQDKGIAFLEFDGDKDHKNIQRRMDVALLQHKTMLGDRKINVELTVGGGGNSATRLEKLRTKNDKLDIERNQRMAKLISDSRGNKKTDQDSESNGAEKNEPKKPSSVPAGIHPDRARFIK; from the coding sequence ATGTCCGAGGAACAAAAGCTTACAAAAAAGCAACTCAAAGCTCAACAGTTCAAGAAGAGTAAAGATGAGAGAGAGACTGACAAAGAGGAtaagaagaggaaaagagaagaagaggagaaGCAGAAGCTAGAGCAAGACCaaacttcaaagaagaagagaaaaactagaagaggaaaaggTGGCAAGGGCACGAAGAAGGGGAACAGGTTTATTGTGTTTGTGGGGAATATAGGCCGTGAAACAACTGCATCGCAATTACAAGCTCATTTCAAGGCCAGCAGTCCAGACCACATTAGAATGAGACAAGACAAGGGAATTGCATTCCTTGAATTTGACGGAGATAAAGACCACAAGAACatacaaagaagaatggaCGTCGCATTACTTCAACATAAGACGATGCTCGGAGACCGCAAGATCAACGTTGAACTAACAgttggtggtggtggtaaCAGTGCAACACGTCTTGAGAAGCTAAGAACTAAGAACGATAAACTGGACATTGAGCGTAATCAACGTATGGCTAAACTAATCAGCGACAGCAGAGGCAACAAGAAGACGGACCAGGACTCTGAATCAAATGGCGCAGAGAAGAACGAACCCAAGAAACCTTCATCTGTACCTGCAGGAATCCATCCAGACAGAGCAAGATTTATTAAATGA
- the NPR1 gene encoding serine/threonine protein kinase NPR1 (similar to uniprot|P22211 Saccharomyces cerevisiae YNL183C NPR1 Protein kinase that stabilizes several plasma membrane amino acid transporters by antagonizing their ubiquitin-mediated degradation): MSSLTKLLQEKRNQEPSSKSALTSSLKGSLAESRNSNSQSHAGHPNGTVVSSPMEIRDGAGGSDTTVTQVDSNDDGSLEASYEFSQSFVNANSAHTATMYGSSVPNRSRSGSILISSGKFPQDTNGRGVPGRLGTSIGRHTTSTSVISNNLPSLSSSIPYSAPNSNTTNDSTVNSAESSASSSWLDKHGSLPSNIAAIDSNVISSPKVESVEPRFVISKQKLQQKSNMNHDTGKPVSRSSSLSSQLGSFFFSKNKDNEPSLVASSYGAGVSQTNNYYNNSNSNSNTNSNNNNNSSAIPSSSTSHGSSIPKPIRARASSIYNSSRQPTASYNEHVLGSPQSLHENLSQNQYTPKSRHSSVADLKRFFKKHGNSSASYSESPPISANFSNASGASAGFAPGSLGSNDVVYAASHVPALPFSKRYLKTGENLGAGAGGSVRLMKRISDNQVFAVKEFRPKFEHESKRDYVKKITSEYCIGTTLRHPNIISTIEIVYENNRIFQVMEYCDYDLFAIVMSNKMSYEEICCCFKQILTGVEYLHSIGLAHRDMKLDNCVINNQGIVKLIDFGAAEVFSYPHSKTLIESSGIVGSDPYLAPEVCIFTKYDPRPVDIWSVAILFACMVLKKFPWKIPKLKDNSFKFFCSGRDCDSLSALVTKTPKPPSYDNAVQSDEPAESTSKSNNPSDPNNTNIGPQRLLHSLPEETHHIIGRMVDLAPACRANIEEVLNDPWIQSIDMCTVEVDNQGNYVVHPGMDHKHTQVDQSEAHIAGLEKKKKAK, encoded by the coding sequence ATGTCATCGTTAACTAAACTGttacaagaaaaaagaaatcaggAACCTTCGTCAAAGTCCGCTCTAACGAGTTCTTTGAAAGGTTCCTTGGCAGAATCAAGAAACTCCAATTCACAGTCTCATGCTGGACATCCAAACGGAACCGTGGTATCCAGCCCGATGGAAATAAGGGATGGTGCTGGTGGTAGTGATACAACCGTAACACAGGTTGATTCAAATGACGATGGATCTCTGGAAGCGTCATATGAGTTTTCTCAATCTTTTGTCAATGCTAATTCAGCTCATACTGCAACCATGTACGGCTCTTCGGTGCCAAACAGATCTCGCTCGGGCTCCATCCTTATTTCAAGCGGGAAATTCCCACAAGATACCAACGGAAGAGGTGTACCAGGAAGACTTGGTACAAGTATTGGGAGACACACCACTTCGACAAGTGTCATTTCGAACAATTTACCATCGCTTTCATCTAGTATACCATACTCGGCACCAAATTCCAATACAACAAACGACTCAACTGTTAATAGTGCCGAATCCTCTGCATCTTCCTCGTGGCTGGATAAGCATGGGTCGTTGCCCAGTAATATAGCTGCCATCGACTCAAACGTGATCTCTTCGCCAAAAGTTGAATCTGTGGAGCCCAGATTTGTCatttcaaaacagaaactaCAACAGAAATCAAATATGAATCATGACACCGGTAAGCCAGTGTCAAGATCGAGTTCGTTATCCTCACAGCTAGGaagttttttcttttcgaaaaacAAGGATAATGAACCGAGTTTAGTAGCCTCTTCGTATGGCGCTGGCGTCTCTCAGACCAATAACTACTACAACAACTCCAACTCCAATAGTAACACGAATTCcaacaataacaacaacagcagtGCAATCCCTTCCTCCTCGACGAGCCATGGTTCATCCATTCCAAAACCCATTAGGGCTAGAGCATCGTCCATTTACAATTCATCAAGACAACCTACTGCCTCATATAATGAGCATGTTTTGGGGTCTCCGCAATCATTGCATGAAAACCTCTCTCAGAATCAATATACTCCAAAATCTCGTCACAGCTCCGTTGCtgatttgaagagattCTTTAAAAAACACGGTAACTCCTCCGCTTCATACAGTGAGTCTCCACCAATCAGTGCTAACTTTTCAAATGCAAGCGGTGCAAGTGCAGGATTTGCGCCTGGATCATTGGGATCCAATGACGTTGTGTACGCTGCTTCGCATGTACCTGCATTACCATTCAGTAAACGTTACCTTAAAACTGGGGAAAATTTGGGTGCCGGTGCCGGTGGTTCCGTTAGATTAATGAAAAGGATCAGTGATAACCAAGTCTTTGCTGTAAAAGAATTCAGACCAAAGTTTGAACACGAAAGTAAGCGTGATTATGTGAAGAAAATTACTTCTGAATACTGTATTGGTACAACTTTACGTCATCCAAACATCATATCCACTATTGAAATTGTTTACGAAAACAACAGGATCTTCCAAGTCATGGAGTATTGTGATTATGACCTTTTCGCCATCGTCATGAGTAATAAGATGTCGTATGAAGAaatctgttgttgtttcaaGCAAATCTTGACCGGTGTAGAATATTTACACAGTATTGGTCTGGCGCATCGTGATATGAAGTTGGACAACTGTGTAATAAACAACCAGGGTATAGTGAAGTTGATTGACTTCGGTGCTGCAGAAGTCTTCTCCTACCCCCACTCAAAAACTTTAATCGAGTCAAGTGGCATTGTTGGAAGTGATCCATATTTGGCTCCCGAAGTTTGTATATTTACCAAGTATGACCCAAGACCTGTTGATATATGGTCCGTTGCCATTTTGTTTGCATGTATGGtattaaagaaattccCATGGAAGATACCTAAGTTAAAGGAtaattccttcaaattcttctgttCGGGAAGAGACTGCGATTCCTTGAGTGCTTTAGTCACAAAAACACCTAAACCGCCAAGTTATGACAATGCCGTCCAATCTGATGAGCCAGCTGAGAGCACATCTAAATCGAACAACCCATCTGATCCAAACAACACGAATATTGGTCCTCAAAGACTACTTCATTCCTTACCGGAAGAGACCCACCACATTATCGGTAGGATGGTAGACTTGGCTCCTGCTTGTAGAGCcaatattgaagaagtatTAAATGACCCTTGGATTCAATCCATTGACATGTGCACCGTTGAAGTAGACAACCAAGGTAACTACGTCGTGCACCCTGGAATGGACCACAAACATACCCAAGTTGATCAAAGCGAAGCCCACATTGCTggtcttgaaaagaaaaaaaaggcaaaaTAA
- the MRPL19 gene encoding mitochondrial 54S ribosomal protein uL11m (similar to uniprot|P53875 Saccharomyces cerevisiae YNL185C MRPL19 Mitochondrial ribosomal protein of the large subunit), giving the protein MSKVLKNVIVKLIVGAGQAAPSPPVGPALGSKGIKAIDFCKEFNARTANFQPGTPIPVLINIKPDRTFSFEMKSPPTGYLLLKALSLEKGHGQPNISNPDNVCGELSLKHIYEIAKIKKTDGRHAALELEGIVKSIIGVAKSMGIKVVP; this is encoded by the coding sequence ATGTCGAAGGTTCTTAAGAACGTGATAGTCAAACTTATTGTCGGAGCAGGTCAAGCTGCGCCTTCTCCTCCAGTTGGTCCAGCTTTAGGGTCTAAAGGTATTAAAGCTATTGATTTCTGTAAAGAGTTCAATGCCAGAACAGCAAACTTCCAACCGGGTACTCCGATTCCAGTactcatcaatatcaaacCAGATAGAACATTTTCgtttgaaatgaaaagcCCTCCTACTGGATATCTTTTATTGAAGGCATTAAGTCTTGAGAAGGGACACGGACAACCAAATATCAGTAACCCTGATAATGTATGTGGTGAACTGTCGTTAAAACATATATATGAGATCGccaagatcaagaagacCGATGGAAGACACGCTGCTCTGGAACTTGAAGGAATCGTAAAGTCTATTATCGGTGTTGCTAAGAGTATGGGTATTAAGGTAGTTCCATAA